Proteins from a genomic interval of Poecile atricapillus isolate bPoeAtr1 chromosome 1, bPoeAtr1.hap1, whole genome shotgun sequence:
- the KCTD21 gene encoding BTB/POZ domain-containing protein KCTD21, giving the protein MSEPITLNVGGKLYTTSLSTLTSFPDSMLGAMFSGKIPTKKDSQGNCFIDRDGKIFRYILNFLRTSHLDLPEDFQEMGLLRREVDFYQIQPLIEALQEKEVELSKAEKNAMLNITLDQKTQTVHFTVREAPQIYSLSSSNMEVFSAHIFSTSCLFLKLLGSKLYYCFNGNLSSISSYLQDPNHLTLDWVASVEGLPEEEYTRQNLKRLWVVPDNKQINSFQVFVEEVLKIAMSDGFCIDSAHPHTSDFMNNKIIRLIRYK; this is encoded by the coding sequence ATGTCAGAACCTATCACGCTCAATGTTGGAGGAAAACTCTATACCACCTCTCTGTCCACTCTGACTAGCTTTCCAGACTCCATGCTGGGGGCCATGTTTAGTGGGAAGATCCCAACCAAGAAGGACAGCCAAGGCAACTGCTTTATTGACAGAGATGGCAAAATCTTCCGCTATATCCTGAACTTTTTACGAACTTCTCACTTGGACCTCCCAGAAGATTTTCAGGAAATGGGCTTACTGCGACGGGAAGTAGATTTTTATCAAATTCAGCCCCTGATTGAGGccttgcaggagaaggaagTAGAGCTTtctaaagcagagaaaaatgccATGCTCAACATCACCCTTGATCAGAAGACCCAGACCGTTCACTTCACTGTCCGAGAAGCACCCCAGATTTACAGCCTGTCTTCCTCCAACATGGAAGTGTTCAGTGCTCATATCTTCTCCACGTCATGCCTGTTCCTGAAGCTTCTTGGTTCCAAACTGTACTACTGTTTCAATGGAAACCTTTCCTCAATATCCAGTTACCTGCAGGACCCCAACCACTTGACCTTAGATTGGGTTGCAAGTGTGGAAGGCCTTCCCGAAGAGGAGTACACCAGGCAGAACTTGAAGAGACTCTGGGTGGTGCCAGATAATAAGCAAATCAATAGTTTCCAGGTGTTTGTGGAAGAAGTGCTGAAAATAGCCATGAGTGATGGTTTCTGCATAGATTCTGCTCATCCACATACTTCAGATTTCATGAATAATAAGATTATTCGCCTAATTCGGTACAAGTAG